The following are encoded together in the Pygocentrus nattereri isolate fPygNat1 chromosome 3, fPygNat1.pri, whole genome shotgun sequence genome:
- the LOC108414162 gene encoding zinc-binding protein A33-like has protein sequence MASLSEGELSCPVCCESIRDPIPLSCSHRVCKSCLQNIWDTKGSRECPVCKRKSSLDIPLLLSSKSPSEKAETFCRQHGKELRLFCLDDQHPVCLDCCDSERHTNHRFCTVKEIAQDYKTKLSASLKTLKEKQTAYQECKLNWDQTAEHIKSQAQNTERQIKEEFEKLYQFLRDEEAARITALREEEQQKRQMMTEKIEKMSREIEALSDTIRAIEEEMGAEDIAFVQNLKVTLKRSQCTLQDPEKLSVELLPVAEHLTNLKFSVWSKMQEIVQFTPVTLDPNTAHPILVLSHELTTVGLVDERQQLPDNPERFDCQRCVLGSVGFDSGVHCWDVDVGDSKFWGVGVIEESADRKGNVDSRSGMWGMLLYNGTYAVAAAPQKPAPLKIQHKPQRITVQLDWNKGKLLLIDSLTTKNLVMFKSKFTEKVFPYFYVDDIDSFLKILPSQFSVKLQQYK, from the exons ATGGCTTCTCTCTCCGAGGGTGAGCTCTCCTGTCCTGTGTGCTGTGAATCGATCAGGGATCCTATtcctctgagctgcagtcacaGAGTCTGTAAGTCCTGTCTGCAGAACATCTGGGACACCAAGGGATCCAGAGAGTGTCCGGTTTGCAAAAGAAAGTCTTCATTGGACATTCCATTACTCTTGTCTTCAAAGAGTCCTTCAGAAAAGGCTGAAACGTTCTGCAGGCAGCACGGCAAGGAACTCAGACTCTTCTGTCTGGACGATCAACATCCTGTGTGTCTGGATTGTTGTGATTCTGAAAGACACACCAACCACAGATTCTGTACCGTGAAGGAAATAGCGCAAGACTACAAG ACTAAACTCAGTGCTTCATTGAAGACCCTAAAGGAGAAACAGACGGCCTATCAGGAATGTAAACTGAACTGGGATCAGACTGCTGAACATATAAAG TCTCAGGCCCAGAACACAGAAAGGCAGATTAAGGAGGAGTTTGAGAAGCTCTACCAGTTTCTACGAGATGAAGAGGCAGCCAGGATAACAGCTCTGAGGGAGGAAGAGCAGCAGAAGAGGCAGATGATGACAGAGAAGATTGAGAAGATGAGCAGAGAGATAGAAGCACTTTCAGACACTATCAGAGCCATAGAAGAGGAGATGGGAGCTGAAGACATTGCATTTGTACAA AACCTCAAGGTCACACTGAAAAG ATCCCAGTGCACACTGCAGGATCCAGAGAAGCTTTCAGTAGAGCTTCTCCCTGTGGCAGAACACCTGACCAACCTGAAGTTCTCAGTCTGGAGCAAGATGCAGGAGATTGTTCAGTTTA ctccTGTAACTCTGGACCCCAACACTGCTCATCCTATCCTTGTCCTGTCTCATGAACTGACCACTGTGGGACTTGTTGATGAAAGACAGCAGCTTCCTGATAATCCAGAGAGATTTGATTGCCAGCGTTGTGTCCTGGGATCGGTGGGCTTTGACTCAGGGGTGCACTGCTGGGATGTTGACGTTGGAGACAGTAAATTCTGGGGTGTGGGTGTGATTGAAGAGTCTGCTGACAGGAAAGGAAACGTGGACTCCAGGAGTGGAATGTGGGGCATGCTCTTGTATAATGGTACATATGCTGTAGCTGCGGCACCTCAAAAACCTGCTCCTCTCAAAATACAGCATAAACCCCAGAGGATCACAGTGCAGCTGGACTGGAACAAAGGAAAACTGTTACTTATTGATTCTCTCACTACAAAAAACTTAGTCATGTTCAAAAGCAAATTCACTGAGAAAGTCTTTCCGTACTTTTATGTGGATGATATTGACTCTTTTCTGAAGATTTTACCATCTCAGttttctgtaaaactgcaacagtACAAGTAG